Proteins found in one Ctenopharyngodon idella isolate HZGC_01 chromosome 16, HZGC01, whole genome shotgun sequence genomic segment:
- the ptpn6 gene encoding tyrosine-protein phosphatase non-receptor type 6 isoform X1: MLNRWFHRDLSGIDAETVLKTRGVHGSFLARPSKKNVGDFSLSVRVGEIVTHIRIQNTGDYYDLYGGEKFATLAELVEYYTGDHGTLQDKDGTIIELKYPLNCSDPTTERWYHGHLSGPNAEKLIRERDEPGTFLVRESLSKPGDFVLSALTDEMTSSGRRVSHIKIMCKNDRYTVGGKEIFDNLTDLVEHFKRTGIEELSGTMVYLKQPYYSTRLNAADIESRVKQLDQTSERENMDGADKKLKAGFWEEFDALQKLETKVTKSRDEGMRPENKSKNRYKNILPFDDTRVILQNADPNVVGSDYINANYVVNKLMDINNQKVYIACQGCLATTVGDFWQMVWQEESRVIVMTTREVEKGRNKCVPYWPTLEGESKEVGRYIVTLLAEKDATDYKIRVMELTAPHRNEPARTIWHYQYLSWPDHGVPQEPGGVLSFLEQVNIKQSELSSSAPMVIHCSAGIGRTGTIVVIDMLIDSIDAKGLDCDIDIQKCIQMVREQRSGMVQTEAQYKFIYLAVLQFIDTNKVTRRAVMETETEYGNLSINPKHQKASRKASAKKNDDLYENLGAKGKKDVKKQKSEEKKSGSVRKR, from the exons ATGTTAAACAGGTGGTTCCACAGAGATCTGTCTGGAATAGACGCAGAGACCGTTTTGAAGACCCGAGGCGTCCATGGCAGCTTCTTGGCCCGACCCAGCAAGAAGAATGTGGGCGATTTCTCCCTGTCTGTTAG AGTGGGGGAAATAGTCACACACATTAGGATTCAGAACACAGGTGATTATTATGACCTGTACGGCGGGGAGAAGTTCGCGACATTAGCCGAGTTGGTGGAGTACTACACTGGAGATCACGGAACTCTACAGGATAAAGATGGGACCATTATTGAGCTCAAATACCCATTAAACTGTTCTGATCCCACCACTGAGAG GTGGTACCATGGCCACCTGTCAGGTCCAAATGCTGAGAAGCTGATCCGTGAGCGTGATGAGCCCGGGACGTTCCTGGTGAGGGAGTCGCTCTCTAAACCAGGAGACTTTGTTCTGTCTGCGCTTACCGATGAAATGACCAGTTCTGGTAGGAGGGTCTCCCATATCAAGATCATGTGCAAA aATGACCGCTATACAGTTGGTGGTAAAGAGATTTTTGACAACTTGACAGACCTCGTGGAGCATTTCAAACGCACTGGTATTGAGGAGTTGTCTGGGACAATGGTTTATCTCAAACAG CCTTATTACTCCACAAGGTTGAACGCAGCTGATATTGAAAGCAGAGTAAAGCAGCTCGACCAAACCTCAGAGAGGGAGAACATGGATGGGGCcgataaaaaattaaaagctgGCTTCTGGGAAGAGTTTGAT GCGCTGCAGAAGTTGGAAACCAAGGTAACGAAGAGCAGAGATGAAGGAATGAGACcagaaaataaaagcaaaaacagaTACAAGAACATCCTTCCCT TTGATGACACTAGGGTTATCCTGCAGAATGCTGATCCCAATGTTGTTGGCTCTGATTACATCAATGCCAACTATGTTGTA AACAAATTAATGGATATTAATAACCAGAAAGTTTACATTGCTTGTCAAGGCTGCCTCGCAACAACTGTAGGCGATTTTTGGCAAATGGTCTGGCAAGAAGAGTCACGAGTAATCGTCATGACAACAAGGGAGGTTGAGAAAGGACGG AATAAGTGTGTGCCATACTGGCCTACTCTTGAGGGAGAGTCAAAGGAAGTAGGCAGGTATATAGTGACGTTACTGGCTGAGAAGGATGCCACTGATTACAAGATCAGGGTGATGGAGCTCACAGCTCCACATCGG AATGAGCCAGCTCGGACCATTTGGCACTACCAGTATTTGAGCTGGCCGGATCACGGCGTTCCGCAGGAGCCTGGTGGAGTGCTTAGCTTTCTGGAGCAGGTCAACATTAAACAGAGTGAACTGTCCTCGTCTGCACCCATGGTCATCCACTGCAG TGCTGGTATTGGACGAACAGGAACCATTGTGGTGATCGACATGCTTATAGACTCGATTGATGCTAAAG GTTTGGACTGTGACATCGACATCCAGAAGTGTATTCAGATGGTTCGAGAGCAGCGGTCTGGCATGGTGCAAACCGAAGCCCAGTACAAGTTCATCTACTTGGCTGTGCTACAGTTTATAGACACGAATAAGGTCACACGAAGGGCTGTCATG GAAACCGAAACTGAATACGGAAACCTTTCAATTAATCCTAAACACCAGAAGGCCAGTCGCAAAGCCTCTGCAAA aaaaaatgaTGATCTTTATGAGAATCTGGGAGCAAAGGGAAAGAAAGATGTCAAAAAGCAGAAATCGGAGGAAAAGAAGAGTGGATCTGTCAGGAAACgataa
- the ptpn6 gene encoding tyrosine-protein phosphatase non-receptor type 6 isoform X2: protein MVRWFHRDLSGIDAETVLKTRGVHGSFLARPSKKNVGDFSLSVRVGEIVTHIRIQNTGDYYDLYGGEKFATLAELVEYYTGDHGTLQDKDGTIIELKYPLNCSDPTTERWYHGHLSGPNAEKLIRERDEPGTFLVRESLSKPGDFVLSALTDEMTSSGRRVSHIKIMCKNDRYTVGGKEIFDNLTDLVEHFKRTGIEELSGTMVYLKQPYYSTRLNAADIESRVKQLDQTSERENMDGADKKLKAGFWEEFDALQKLETKVTKSRDEGMRPENKSKNRYKNILPFDDTRVILQNADPNVVGSDYINANYVVNKLMDINNQKVYIACQGCLATTVGDFWQMVWQEESRVIVMTTREVEKGRNKCVPYWPTLEGESKEVGRYIVTLLAEKDATDYKIRVMELTAPHRNEPARTIWHYQYLSWPDHGVPQEPGGVLSFLEQVNIKQSELSSSAPMVIHCSAGIGRTGTIVVIDMLIDSIDAKGLDCDIDIQKCIQMVREQRSGMVQTEAQYKFIYLAVLQFIDTNKVTRRAVMETETEYGNLSINPKHQKASRKASAKKNDDLYENLGAKGKKDVKKQKSEEKKSGSVRKR from the exons ATGGTTCG GTGGTTCCACAGAGATCTGTCTGGAATAGACGCAGAGACCGTTTTGAAGACCCGAGGCGTCCATGGCAGCTTCTTGGCCCGACCCAGCAAGAAGAATGTGGGCGATTTCTCCCTGTCTGTTAG AGTGGGGGAAATAGTCACACACATTAGGATTCAGAACACAGGTGATTATTATGACCTGTACGGCGGGGAGAAGTTCGCGACATTAGCCGAGTTGGTGGAGTACTACACTGGAGATCACGGAACTCTACAGGATAAAGATGGGACCATTATTGAGCTCAAATACCCATTAAACTGTTCTGATCCCACCACTGAGAG GTGGTACCATGGCCACCTGTCAGGTCCAAATGCTGAGAAGCTGATCCGTGAGCGTGATGAGCCCGGGACGTTCCTGGTGAGGGAGTCGCTCTCTAAACCAGGAGACTTTGTTCTGTCTGCGCTTACCGATGAAATGACCAGTTCTGGTAGGAGGGTCTCCCATATCAAGATCATGTGCAAA aATGACCGCTATACAGTTGGTGGTAAAGAGATTTTTGACAACTTGACAGACCTCGTGGAGCATTTCAAACGCACTGGTATTGAGGAGTTGTCTGGGACAATGGTTTATCTCAAACAG CCTTATTACTCCACAAGGTTGAACGCAGCTGATATTGAAAGCAGAGTAAAGCAGCTCGACCAAACCTCAGAGAGGGAGAACATGGATGGGGCcgataaaaaattaaaagctgGCTTCTGGGAAGAGTTTGAT GCGCTGCAGAAGTTGGAAACCAAGGTAACGAAGAGCAGAGATGAAGGAATGAGACcagaaaataaaagcaaaaacagaTACAAGAACATCCTTCCCT TTGATGACACTAGGGTTATCCTGCAGAATGCTGATCCCAATGTTGTTGGCTCTGATTACATCAATGCCAACTATGTTGTA AACAAATTAATGGATATTAATAACCAGAAAGTTTACATTGCTTGTCAAGGCTGCCTCGCAACAACTGTAGGCGATTTTTGGCAAATGGTCTGGCAAGAAGAGTCACGAGTAATCGTCATGACAACAAGGGAGGTTGAGAAAGGACGG AATAAGTGTGTGCCATACTGGCCTACTCTTGAGGGAGAGTCAAAGGAAGTAGGCAGGTATATAGTGACGTTACTGGCTGAGAAGGATGCCACTGATTACAAGATCAGGGTGATGGAGCTCACAGCTCCACATCGG AATGAGCCAGCTCGGACCATTTGGCACTACCAGTATTTGAGCTGGCCGGATCACGGCGTTCCGCAGGAGCCTGGTGGAGTGCTTAGCTTTCTGGAGCAGGTCAACATTAAACAGAGTGAACTGTCCTCGTCTGCACCCATGGTCATCCACTGCAG TGCTGGTATTGGACGAACAGGAACCATTGTGGTGATCGACATGCTTATAGACTCGATTGATGCTAAAG GTTTGGACTGTGACATCGACATCCAGAAGTGTATTCAGATGGTTCGAGAGCAGCGGTCTGGCATGGTGCAAACCGAAGCCCAGTACAAGTTCATCTACTTGGCTGTGCTACAGTTTATAGACACGAATAAGGTCACACGAAGGGCTGTCATG GAAACCGAAACTGAATACGGAAACCTTTCAATTAATCCTAAACACCAGAAGGCCAGTCGCAAAGCCTCTGCAAA aaaaaatgaTGATCTTTATGAGAATCTGGGAGCAAAGGGAAAGAAAGATGTCAAAAAGCAGAAATCGGAGGAAAAGAAGAGTGGATCTGTCAGGAAACgataa
- the rbp5 gene encoding retinol-binding protein 5, with amino-acid sequence MSKPNYTGIYHMVSQNNFEEYLAALDVNYALRKVVCILKPSKHIEHDVNTGKMKIKTVTTFKNFDMDFTLGQEFTEDLGAVDGRKCQTTVDWDGDKLVCVQRGEKEGRGWTHWLEGNILHLEMRAQGVTAKQVFKKAE; translated from the exons atgTCGAAACCTAATTATACTGGCATTTACCACATGGTTTCCCAGAataattttgaagaatatctGGCGGCTTTGG ATGTTAATTATGCATTAAGGAAAGTCGTCTGCATTCTGAAACCCAGCAAACATATTGAACATGATGTGAACACTGGCAAAATGAAGATAAAGACAGTCACCACCTTTAAGAACTTCGACATGGACTTCACTTTGGGACAGGAGTTCACTGAGGACCTGGGAGCAGTCGATGGGCGAAAGTGCCAG ACCACAGTGGACTGGGACGGTGATAAATTGGTCTGCGTGCAGAGAGGAGAGAAAGAGGGCAGAGGCTGGACACACTGGTTAGAAGGAAACATCCTTCATTTG gAGATGAGGGCTCAGGGTGTCACTGCCAAGCAAGTCTTTAAGAAGGCTGAGTGA